The DNA region TTGAAGTCTTATCAGAATGCAGGGTAACAAGTACCGATTCAACCGCATTCTGATCATCGCTTATTGGAATAAAGCGAAGCTGCCTAAAAGCCTGGTGGCCATTTTTAGCTTTTTTGATCTGACATTGGATCCCGTGAGCTTTCTGCTGCTGATTTTCTTCCAATACCTTTTGAAGTGTTTCTCTTAAAAGTGGTATCTGCTCATCGGGTTTCTGAAGTACTGCCGGAAGGTGGTTTTGGAAAAACAACATATCAGATAACTCTTCACGAATAATTCCGGTAGTCTCTAGGTAAGCTTCATTAGCATCTTCTATCGCATAATCGTTGCTGACCGGACGTAGAACAAGTGACGCTATGGGTAAATATCGAAATACACTTCTGTAATTGTTATTCTCTGACATTGAGGGCTCTGTAAACGATAATTACTCTGGACAGCCTTTATGTTGTCACCAATTTATAAAATAAAGAATAAAGGCACATTAATAATACCTCATTTTAATATTGGTATACTACTGTCGGGTAAAGCTTATATTGTTAATCATAAATCTTGGGATTTATAAATAGCGTAATTAAAAGCCAACTTAGTACGTTTATCAGGTTATCCGGCTATAAATAGTGGTCGGATTTTTATATATGATTTTGTAACCATCAAGACTTTCAATAGTCTAAAAAACAAATAGAACGATAGTAAGTTTGGCATGACTTACTGCAGATATGCCCCAGGTGTTTAGATGATTCGCCTGGACTTTTTTATATAGTCATGTCCCCCACACTTAAAATGGGCAAAACCCTTACAGAAACATGTTTCTTAATGTTGTACAATTCTGCATGAATCCACAGAAGGTGAAACTACCAGAGGGCTGGAATAAGCTTATTACCCCTGATCTGTATTCCTACAAAGATTTTATTATTAGAAAAATAAATCACTTAGGGGGAAGGGTTGAATTAATTACCTATGACTTCACCGGTAATCGGTGTAGCGTTGTGAGTAGTGAGCTTGTTACTAGCCTAAAGAAAATGGAGCAACAGCTTAGACAATACTAATGTAACCATACATGCTTAGGATAGTCATATCCCCTGAGAGCGAGATTTCCTCGCGAATGAACTATTCCATTTCCTCGGCTCCTTGATTGGGGTCGGGGTTTTTTATTTAAAAATATCCTAATTCCAATTTTTGAAGAGTTTCATTTACTTTCACTCAAGCAAAAGAAACCTGACTAGTTTCAATGACTAACATATAAATATCATCATGGACAACTAACGCAATAACAGGAGTGAAGGTGAAAATCTATACAAAGACCAAATCAGAAAAGATGACCTCAAGCCTTTATCGGTATCATTACAAGATATGATTCCCAACTATCAAGAATTGATTAAAGAGCATGAGAACAACTATGAGCGCAGTTAGATAAGTAATCGTACTGTTTATACACACAAGTAAGGGTGAGAGCTTACTTTACATTAGCCCTGGCCCTTTGATTGGGGTCAGGGTATTTTTATGCTTAGTACTTCTCTTATTACCCATTGCAGAATAATATAAAATTGTATTAAGGAAAACGCTTTCAACGGTCCTATCAAGATACCAGTTGATATAGAGTACACCCTCAGTGCTGTCCTTGCCGGGGGGATTATTTTACAAAGGTGACTTAAAAAATTATTTCACCTTCAAGAGAGGTTGAGTGAGCTGCAGGCACTAGCTTTTTGGAGTCACTACTTGTAGCCTATGAGGCATATCAGAGGTTTGAGTTTTACTGCTTGATCCGGCGATTATTTTCTGTGTAACCTGAAATGGGATCGCCCAATAGGACACCTCAAAAATTTTTAGAAAAAATATTTCAGATCCGGATTCTGTCTGATTTATTTAGTGAGCCTCTGAATGGCTATATCCACGCTTAGTTTATCTGACTTCCTACCACCCACCGCTTTAAAGGTACCCATTCCGGTAAGATGAGGTTTGAAATTTTAATGGTTTTTTTGACAAGGGATATAACCGACATCCCGACAGGTTTCCGAAAAATTTTTAAGTAAAACGGTATTGAGTAAAGTTTCCTACTAAGTTTTTACCAAAGATGTCGTGTCTGTCGCATTGGCTTGTCAGGAGTGTATATAACCTGTCAGGTGGATGCTAGTTTTATGTTAGCAGCCTTAACTACTTGGATGTTACCCGGAAACCAGATAATATCCATGATCCACTTAGTAGCATGTTATATGGTTTTATATTGTCCTACCTATAACATTGAATATGTAATTCTTTAAAGCAAGTTGATGTTCTGAGGGTATTTTGATATGAAATCGGTTTTATTATTACTCTGACCATATTTTATAGTATCAACCATAAATCTTTATATGAAGCAAGGATAACGTAAACAGCGTTGGTGATATGCCAATGTTGTTAACAATTATGAGAGGGAGCAGAAAAAGTGAAACAGATGATCATCGAAAAAATAAAATTGTTCAGAAAAGAACTCCATAGATTTCCTGAGCTGTCGGGGCAAGAGACAGAAACAGCTGGACGGATTAAGAAATTCATTGAAAAACACCATTATACCAAAATCATTGAAAATATTGGAGGAAATGGATTAGCGGTTATTTATGAGTTTTCAAATAGCGGTCCCACTATTGTAATCCGCTGCGAATTGGATGCACTTCCCATTGAAGAAGTAAATGATTTTGAGCACCGTTCTTTAAACAATGGTATAGCCCACAAATGTGGCCACGATGGTCATATGGCCATTGTGGCTGGACTGGTCTTTTGGTTAAAACAACAGGATTTTAAGAAAGGAAAAGTGATCTTACTTTTTCAACCCGCTGAAGAAACAGGTGCCGGTGCACCTGATGTTTTAAACGATGATAGGTTTATTGAAATACATCCGGATTTTATATTTGCATTGCATAATATTCCTTGTCAGCCGCTCCATTCTATTATTACACTTAACGATAATTTTTCTTCTACTGTCCAGAGTGTATCTATCCATTTAAAAGGTAAAGAGTCGCATTCTGCTGAGCCCGAGCATGGAGTGAATCCGGCATTGTGCATTGCTGAGCTTATACAAAAATTTGATAAATTAAATATTAATGATCCTGCTAAAGAAGATTTCAGGCTATGTGTGCCAATTTATTCCAAGATGGGAGTGAAGTCCTATGGTATTTCTGCAGGTTTTGGCGAGATACATTACACGTTAAGAACCAAAAGTATAGAGAAAATGGAAAGGCTAAAGCAGGACCTGGACGGCATTCTATTGGAAGTTTGTTCAAAATACAAATTACCTCAAACAGTAAAATGGTTCGATTATTTTCCTGCCGTAGTTAATGACGGGTACTGTAACCAAGTTATTATGGATACGGCAAAAGCCTGTAATTATGAAGTAATAGAGAAAAGCTCAGCTTTTAAATTTGGAGAAGATTTTGGCTGGTTTTCTGAAAAATACAAGGCAGCGATGTTTGGCATAGGAGCCGGATTAGAATCCCCGGCCCTGCATCAAGCTAATTATGACTTCCCTGATGAAATCATAGAGACGGGTATGACTATGTTCAATGGAATAATTAAAAGGGTATTAACGCAATAAAGAACAGCAAAATGAAAAATAGAAAACAAGGAACAAATGCGGTATGGGGAGGACAAAGCAAATTATTTTATCAAGGAGCAACCCAGGTTCCTATCGTAAACAGTGTAACATTTGGATATGACAATGTAGATGATTGGTTTGACGTGGCCATTGGGAAAAAAGAAGGATACATCTATAGTAGAAACACCAATCCAACTGTAGCAGTTTTCGAAGAAAAAGTAAGAGTTCTTGAAAATGCCGAAGCAGCTACCAGCTTTTCAACGGGAATGGCCGCAATAAGTAATACCTTGTCAACTTTTTTATCAAAAGAAGATAGAGTTGTTTCTATCAAAGACACGTATGGTGGTACAAGTATTATATTTTTAGAATTTCTTCCTAAAAATGGAATTGAGGTAAGCCTTTGTGAGACCACAAATCATGAAGAAATTGAAGCCGAAGTACAAAAGGGCTGTAAAATACTTTACTTGGAAACTCCTACTAATCCAACCTTAAAAATACTGGATTTAAAAAGACTCATTAAATCGGCACACGAAGTAGGGGCATTGGTTATTGTAGACAATACATTCGCTACTCCTATCAACCAACATCCTCTGGAGCTTGGCGCTGATCTGGTTTTGCACAGCGCTACAAAATATCTGGGAGGTCATTCAGATGCAATGGGAGGAGTAGTCTGCGGTAATAAGGATTTAATACAACAAATATTCCATTACCGGGAAATCAACGGAGCCAGCTTGCATGCAAATACGGCCTATATGTTATTGAGGGGCATTCAAACGTTGGAATTAAGAGTTTTGCGGCAAAATGAAAATGCCTTTAAGCTGGCAGAACATCTGGAAAAACATAAAAAAGTTGAACAGGTCTTTTATCCAGGACTGGCATCACATCCCGGACACAAAATCGCATCGGGGCAAATGACAGGGTTTGGAGGAGTATTGGCGTTTTCTGTTAAAGGAGATTTCGACAAGGTAAAAGCATTTCTGAATAGTCTGGAACTGGCTCATTTAGCCGCAAGTCTGGGTTCAGTAAGCACCTTGATCGGTCCTCCAAAAGTAACAAGTCATGTTGAAACTACAGTTGAAGAACGAAAACAGTTGGGTATTCCTGAAAACTTAATACGCTGTGCGATGGGGATAGAAAATATTGAAGATATTATTGCTGATTTTGATCAAGCACTTTTAAAAATCTAATAATGAATGCAATTGAAAAATTGAAAACATAACTGTTTACAATACACAATATAAAATAGTTTGCTTTCAGATTGGATTCTTTCTCTGTAGCTAAGTTATGCCTGCTTTATAGCATATAATTAAGTTTAATATCCAGAGACTGTGAAAGCTGCTAGAACTTCTGAAGTTACTTTATACAAATCTTATTCTTGTCATTTTGGGGTTTATGGCTATATTGCTGAAAATAATTCATTAATAGCCAATTTTTCACTTCTTCCGCCGCCCCCGCAAACAATTAATGGAACAGAATATAGTCCGTACCAACATCTCCTTATACTGATACTCACAGCAGTGTACTTCACCAAGCGCATTGTTGAAGCGAATATTGAAGAAACCGTTATAGAATCGGATTCAATCTCAGAAGCGAGGAAATCCTAACGGTAAACAAAAATACTTTTACCATCATGATAGAAAAGCTCTTTATCACTCTTATGATCTTCATATGGCCTGTTCTTGGATTCGCATCTCAGGCTTCAGACCTGTTTATGAAGAACCCGGTCGATACCGCGTTGATTGCTCAATCCATTGATCAAGCTCACCGGTTCTACAATGAGTCTGAGGCAGATAGCAGTTTGCTTTATGCGACTCAGGCACTAAGCTTATCAAAACAATTGCTCCATTCTCAGGCAGCTACAGCAGATGAGGAGGAATTAGGCAGAATTCAGACTTTAACTATTGAAAGCTATGCAATCTTCGCAAAGGCATACAGAACTTTTGACATAAAGGGTGCTGAGGATACACTATTCGCGGCAATGAAATACTTTCAAAAGATTGATGATTCTGAAAAGGGGGCAATTTATTCAGAGTTGGGAGATACCTATACACAAATGGGACAGGATGTGAAAGCGCTTAATTATAGCAATAAGGCGTTAGAGTCGTTTGAGGCTTCCGGTGATCAGTACAGCTATATGCACCAACTCACGAGTACAGGGCTGATTTTGCGAAATTTGGGCAACTATGGTGAATCACTAGAATATTTTATTGAATCACTTAATTCCGGTCGGCAACTAAATGACAGCACGGCTATTGTCGAATCGCTGCTTGCTATGGGTTTTGTTTATATGTACGTGGAAAAGTGGAGTGACGCAATTGATAGTCAGAAGGAGGCACTTAAACTATATCAGGTAGCTGATAACCAGTGGGGGATTGCACGTATTCACAACGACATGGGAGTAACCTACTATCGGAAAGGCGATATAGATTCTTCGCTAGTGCATCACCGGAAGGCATTGGCGATGCGTCTCGAGTTAAATAATAGTTACGACACGTTTTCGAGCTACAGCTACATTGCAGATATACTGGCCGATCAGGGCGATATTGTCGGTGCTATTGAGTTCTACGATAAAGCCCTTACATATGGTGATCAAATTGCTTTCAAGACAGAAATAGTGGCTGCTAATTTGAGACAAGGGTATAACTACTTAATGTTATCTGATCTCGAAGATGCAAAGAAAAAATTCAACATAGCTTTAGAATTAAGTACTGAGGTAGGAGATACAACGGGAATGTCGAGAGCCCGTATGGGCCTGGCACAAGTGGCTATGTCAAAAGATGATTATAAAAATGCCATTGACCACCTCCTGCTTGCCGAACAAACAGCTCCGGAATCAAATCTGCGAATCAGGGAAAGCTTGTACCGTGAGATTGCGGAAACCTACTACAATCTCGGTGACTACAAAAAGGCTTACACGAACAGCCTGATCTTTTCGGAAGTGAAAGATTCTGCGCTAGCAGCTGAAAACCTTTCACAGATTAGCCGGATGACAAGTCTTATGGAGTTCGAAAATGAAATGGCGCTTAAGAGAGAGAACAATGAGAAAATGCTGGCCATTAAGCAGGCTGAGATTAACGAGGGAAAATTTATTCGAAATATCTTTCTGGGCGGGATGATATTTGCCGTCATCTTGGTCGGGATTACTTTTTTCAGGTTTATAGAAAAGAAAAAACTAAGCAACAAACTCAACGACACGGTGAAAAATTTACAGTCAGCGCAAAGACAGCTGATTCATTCGGAAAAAATGGCGTCCTTGGGTGAACTTACCGCCGGAATTGCCCATGAAATCAAGAATCCTTTGAATTTTGTCAATAATTTCGCGGAAGTAAGTGAAGAGATGGTCGATGAA from Halalkalibaculum roseum includes:
- a CDS encoding cystathionine gamma-synthase family protein — encoded protein: MKNRKQGTNAVWGGQSKLFYQGATQVPIVNSVTFGYDNVDDWFDVAIGKKEGYIYSRNTNPTVAVFEEKVRVLENAEAATSFSTGMAAISNTLSTFLSKEDRVVSIKDTYGGTSIIFLEFLPKNGIEVSLCETTNHEEIEAEVQKGCKILYLETPTNPTLKILDLKRLIKSAHEVGALVIVDNTFATPINQHPLELGADLVLHSATKYLGGHSDAMGGVVCGNKDLIQQIFHYREINGASLHANTAYMLLRGIQTLELRVLRQNENAFKLAEHLEKHKKVEQVFYPGLASHPGHKIASGQMTGFGGVLAFSVKGDFDKVKAFLNSLELAHLAASLGSVSTLIGPPKVTSHVETTVEERKQLGIPENLIRCAMGIENIEDIIADFDQALLKI
- a CDS encoding amidohydrolase: MIIEKIKLFRKELHRFPELSGQETETAGRIKKFIEKHHYTKIIENIGGNGLAVIYEFSNSGPTIVIRCELDALPIEEVNDFEHRSLNNGIAHKCGHDGHMAIVAGLVFWLKQQDFKKGKVILLFQPAEETGAGAPDVLNDDRFIEIHPDFIFALHNIPCQPLHSIITLNDNFSSTVQSVSIHLKGKESHSAEPEHGVNPALCIAELIQKFDKLNINDPAKEDFRLCVPIYSKMGVKSYGISAGFGEIHYTLRTKSIEKMERLKQDLDGILLEVCSKYKLPQTVKWFDYFPAVVNDGYCNQVIMDTAKACNYEVIEKSSAFKFGEDFGWFSEKYKAAMFGIGAGLESPALHQANYDFPDEIIETGMTMFNGIIKRVLTQ
- a CDS encoding tetratricopeptide repeat protein, translated to MIEKLFITLMIFIWPVLGFASQASDLFMKNPVDTALIAQSIDQAHRFYNESEADSSLLYATQALSLSKQLLHSQAATADEEELGRIQTLTIESYAIFAKAYRTFDIKGAEDTLFAAMKYFQKIDDSEKGAIYSELGDTYTQMGQDVKALNYSNKALESFEASGDQYSYMHQLTSTGLILRNLGNYGESLEYFIESLNSGRQLNDSTAIVESLLAMGFVYMYVEKWSDAIDSQKEALKLYQVADNQWGIARIHNDMGVTYYRKGDIDSSLVHHRKALAMRLELNNSYDTFSSYSYIADILADQGDIVGAIEFYDKALTYGDQIAFKTEIVAANLRQGYNYLMLSDLEDAKKKFNIALELSTEVGDTTGMSRARMGLAQVAMSKDDYKNAIDHLLLAEQTAPESNLRIRESLYREIAETYYNLGDYKKAYTNSLIFSEVKDSALAAENLSQISRMTSLMEFENEMALKRENNEKMLAIKQAEINEGKFIRNIFLGGMIFAVILVGITFFRFIEKKKLSNKLNDTVKNLQSAQRQLIHSEKMASLGELTAGIAHEIKNPLNFVNNFAEVSEEMVDEAAEELAEGNSEEVGAILTGIRINLGKINHHGKRADSIIKGMLQHARGGSGKMEPTDVNALIKEFTNLAFHGMRAGKDPMDVDIELELDEKVREVDLIAEDFSRVIVNLCNNAFDAMREKQNSELSIQNSEEFSPKLCVRTRLSDSESIVIEIEDNGPGIPDEIKNNIMQPFFTTKKGAQGTGLGLSITNDIINAHGGSLDVESEPGKTVFKIILNV